In Microvenator marinus, one genomic interval encodes:
- a CDS encoding DUF1592 domain-containing protein, translating into MKRATQIFLCAMMAAGCEGKLQMFADGAPVLVGGEEEETEAKLTPQASLHRLNRLEYNNTIQDLLGVDLEPANNFPPDASVEGFDNISSALTVTPSLMDNYVEAARVAVEDAFATRPVFSSQLEEDDPRWTYSINRADNTIGGIVRLRGGRADATVSLSEAGQYRVIIRAQGYVNGGAATPRMRLSVAGQDFDFDLPGAMQDMVYTLETVPGSHGVSIAALNFEEDAPANRGNDIMVDWVRIETLAERQGPAYEHFVTCDFAQDGCALETLMGFSERAWRRPLSDTETTKIRGLFDTFLRHGETPEDALKLGLRAVLTSPKFLFRYRTVEDANSPDLLDPWVLASRLSYFIWSSTPDDRLLAAAADGTLGSPAGVRETVAWMLDDPKAQALADGFAEQWLDLRHLEQASPSTEAYPTFNEDVRDAMMQESKLFFLDYLERPNPISTMLEPDFAWRNIALSQHLGVAAPEGDGFVRTEVGADERSGVLELSAWLTARSDTDHSSPIKRGSFIADQMLCSPVPPPPPGLEIGQLLEASSGLSMRERLEMHRNDPACSSCHLYLDVLGMGFEVYDGAGRWVDDPNLDSRGELPGLGDFRGAKEMVAMVDREDFVMCVSKKLLTYAIGRKPTQADIEAMSGDGEILTTTMSDLITAIVLSPAFSYPVELK; encoded by the coding sequence ATGAAGCGAGCAACTCAGATATTTTTGTGTGCGATGATGGCTGCGGGCTGTGAAGGGAAACTTCAGATGTTCGCGGACGGAGCTCCAGTTCTTGTCGGTGGGGAGGAAGAGGAAACCGAGGCGAAGCTGACCCCGCAGGCCTCTTTGCACCGACTCAACCGCCTTGAATACAACAACACCATTCAGGATCTTCTCGGCGTTGACCTGGAACCTGCGAACAACTTCCCACCGGATGCTTCCGTGGAGGGGTTCGATAATATCTCGTCGGCGCTGACGGTCACGCCTTCTTTGATGGATAACTACGTGGAGGCGGCTCGTGTAGCGGTCGAGGATGCTTTCGCGACACGCCCGGTCTTCTCGAGCCAGCTCGAAGAAGATGATCCGCGTTGGACGTATTCGATCAACCGCGCCGACAACACGATTGGCGGGATTGTACGCCTGAGGGGCGGTCGCGCAGACGCCACGGTGTCTCTCAGCGAGGCGGGGCAATACCGAGTGATCATTAGGGCTCAGGGATACGTCAATGGAGGAGCCGCGACCCCGAGAATGCGCCTAAGTGTCGCAGGCCAGGATTTCGACTTCGACCTTCCAGGCGCGATGCAGGACATGGTTTATACGCTTGAGACGGTGCCCGGCTCCCACGGCGTCTCGATCGCGGCGTTAAATTTCGAAGAGGATGCGCCCGCGAATCGCGGCAACGATATCATGGTGGACTGGGTGCGAATCGAGACTCTGGCTGAGCGCCAGGGACCCGCATACGAGCATTTTGTGACCTGCGATTTCGCACAGGATGGTTGTGCACTCGAGACGTTGATGGGTTTTTCCGAGAGGGCTTGGCGGCGGCCTTTGAGCGACACTGAGACAACCAAGATCCGAGGGCTTTTCGACACGTTCTTGAGACACGGCGAGACACCTGAAGACGCCTTAAAGCTTGGGCTTCGGGCGGTTTTGACCTCGCCGAAATTCCTTTTCCGTTATCGGACCGTAGAAGACGCCAATTCGCCTGATTTGCTCGATCCGTGGGTTCTTGCGAGTCGCCTCTCGTACTTCATTTGGAGCTCCACACCGGACGATCGGCTGCTCGCAGCGGCGGCCGACGGGACGCTAGGCTCGCCCGCAGGCGTTCGAGAGACGGTTGCATGGATGCTCGATGACCCAAAGGCTCAGGCGCTCGCGGACGGTTTTGCGGAGCAATGGCTCGATCTAAGGCATCTTGAGCAAGCTTCTCCGAGCACCGAGGCTTATCCGACCTTCAATGAAGATGTGCGCGACGCGATGATGCAGGAATCGAAACTCTTCTTCTTGGACTATCTGGAGCGGCCGAACCCGATTTCAACGATGTTGGAACCTGATTTTGCGTGGCGAAACATCGCACTTTCGCAACATCTTGGTGTTGCGGCACCTGAGGGAGATGGGTTCGTTCGGACCGAGGTCGGAGCCGACGAGCGCTCGGGCGTTTTGGAATTGAGCGCGTGGTTGACTGCACGTTCGGATACCGACCACTCCTCACCCATCAAACGAGGCTCCTTTATTGCGGACCAGATGTTGTGTTCGCCCGTACCACCGCCACCACCAGGGCTAGAGATCGGACAGCTTTTGGAGGCTTCGAGTGGTCTTTCGATGCGTGAGCGTCTGGAGATGCACCGCAATGACCCTGCGTGTTCGAGCTGCCACCTCTACCTTGACGTATTGGGCATGGGCTTTGAAGTTTACGATGGTGCCGGGCGTTGGGTGGATGATCCTAACCTGGACTCAAGAGGTGAATTGCCTGGTCTGGGTGATTTTAGGGGTGCGAAGGAAATGGTTGCCATGGTGGACCGTGAGGACTTTGTGATGTGTGTGTCGAAGAAGCTCTTGACCTACGCCATCGGTCGAAAGCCGACTCAGGCTGATATCGAAGCGATGAGTGGAGATGGCGAGATTTTGACCACCACAATGTCTGATTTGATCACAGCGATTGTGCTTTCACCGGCGTTTAGCTACCCGGTCGAGCTGAAGTAG
- a CDS encoding DUF1552 domain-containing protein has translation MRHISRRTWLKGALGATLALPTLEFFSAGTASAQSGGAPRLLVYFLPNGRVPEWWVPSGGSGALSFPAESAALQPFANRALSVVNLDNIAARESPGAAHAMGTSTVMSGVRFPDLAGLKCNTTLDQYVAQEVGGMSRFKSLQFSAGEPATCDVGGSPCPYTQCISWAAPGQPLIPTINPARAFDQLFDTSVDGLKGEKAEIRKISRRSLLDFVLEDAHDLERKLGSEDKTRLEAYFTSFREVEQRLTSEAVTDACPLPAAAPGGTLAYQERVGAFQEIMKLAFQCDQTRVISFMIEFGLSQRTHDFLGAPGQHHAISHGDPGQLRRVETWHAQQIAGLLTMLQDTPDIDGSSLLDNTMVLVMPSMGIGTVHDHSRVCPLIFGAQNHVQTTGQRVQADGVPLANLHVSLLEVFGIEGQFGNNGMIFGDYGAGTLQGIRA, from the coding sequence ATGCGCCATATTTCCCGAAGAACCTGGCTCAAAGGGGCCCTTGGAGCCACACTCGCCCTGCCCACCCTTGAATTCTTTAGTGCAGGAACGGCGAGCGCGCAGTCTGGTGGGGCACCACGGCTTCTGGTCTATTTCCTGCCGAATGGCCGAGTGCCCGAATGGTGGGTTCCGAGCGGCGGTAGCGGTGCGCTGAGTTTTCCAGCCGAATCCGCAGCGCTTCAGCCCTTTGCGAACCGAGCCCTTTCGGTGGTCAACCTGGATAATATCGCGGCACGTGAAAGTCCCGGCGCAGCGCACGCGATGGGAACTTCTACAGTGATGTCAGGCGTTAGGTTCCCAGACCTTGCGGGGCTCAAGTGCAACACTACTCTGGACCAGTACGTGGCTCAAGAGGTTGGCGGCATGAGTCGATTTAAGTCGCTCCAGTTTAGTGCGGGCGAGCCGGCGACTTGCGATGTCGGTGGCTCACCTTGTCCATATACGCAATGCATTTCGTGGGCGGCCCCGGGGCAGCCTTTGATCCCGACCATCAATCCCGCACGCGCATTCGATCAACTTTTCGATACGAGCGTTGACGGCCTCAAGGGCGAAAAAGCGGAGATTCGCAAGATTTCCAGGCGCTCATTGTTGGACTTTGTGCTCGAAGACGCACACGACCTCGAGCGGAAGTTGGGGAGCGAAGATAAGACACGGCTTGAGGCGTATTTCACGTCCTTTAGGGAGGTAGAACAGCGCTTGACCTCCGAGGCGGTCACTGACGCGTGCCCTTTGCCAGCTGCCGCACCTGGGGGCACTCTGGCCTATCAGGAGCGCGTCGGCGCGTTCCAGGAGATCATGAAACTCGCGTTCCAATGCGACCAAACGCGCGTGATTTCATTCATGATCGAGTTCGGTTTGAGCCAACGCACACACGATTTCCTCGGCGCTCCAGGCCAACATCACGCGATTTCACATGGAGACCCAGGACAACTTCGCCGCGTAGAAACCTGGCATGCTCAACAGATCGCGGGGTTGTTGACCATGCTTCAGGACACGCCAGACATCGATGGTTCAAGCCTTTTGGATAACACGATGGTTTTGGTCATGCCGAGCATGGGAATCGGCACGGTGCATGACCATTCGCGGGTTTGCCCATTGATTTTTGGCGCTCAGAATCACGTGCAGACCACAGGTCAGCGCGTTCAGGCGGATGGAGTGCCCTTGGCTAATCTACACGTCTCGTTGCTGGAAGTCTTTGGAATCGAGGGGCAATTTGGAAACAACGGAATGATCTTTGGGGACTATGGAGCCGGAACCCTGCAAGGCATCCGCGCCTAG